In one Acipenser ruthenus chromosome 10, fAciRut3.2 maternal haplotype, whole genome shotgun sequence genomic region, the following are encoded:
- the ndufs1 gene encoding NADH-ubiquinone oxidoreductase 75 kDa subunit, mitochondrial produces MLRLPVSRALAGVAQSSKGCIAAKNNVRNAATAASNLVEVFVDGKSLMVEPGTTVLQACEKVGVQIPRFCYHDRLSVAGNCRMCLVEIEKAPKPVAACAMPVMKGWNILTSSEKTKKAREGVMEFLLANHPLDCPICDQGGECDLQDQSMMFGSDRSRFTEGKRAVEDKNIGPLIKTIMTRCIQCTRCIRFASEVAGVDDLGTTGRGNEMQVGTYVEKMFMSEMSGNVIDICPVGALTSKPYAFTSRPWETRKTESIDVLDAVGSNIVVSTRGGEVMRVLPKLNEDINEEWISDKTRFAYDGLKRQRLTQPMVKNSAGQLVPTSWEDVLTRVAGALQGAQGSDVAAIAGGLVDAEALVALKDLLNRLNSDNLCTEEVFPMAGAGTDLRSNYLLNTKITGVEEADLLLLVGTNPRFEAPLFNARIRKSWLHNDLQVAVVGSRVDLKYTYNHLGESAQVLKEIASGKHAFSQDLSKAKKPMVVVGSAAFQRKDGAAIHAAVSTIAQNARTSSGLQDNWKVLNVLHRVASQVAALDLGYKTGVEALRKNPPKVLFLLGADAGCITRQDLPKDCFIIYQGHHGDVGAPMADVILPGAAYTEKFGTYVNTEGRAQQTRVAVTAPGMAREDWKIIRAISELAGVTLPYDTLDEVRNRMEEVSPNLVRYDDVEEANYFKQATELSTAVNQTLLSDPLVPPQLTIKDFYMTDPISRASQTMAKCVKAVTEGASAVEEPSIC; encoded by the exons ATGCTGCGATTGCCTGTTAGCCGGGCTCTGGCAGGAGTTGCCCAGAGCTCTAAAGGCTGCATCGCTGCAAAGAACAATG TTCGCAATGCAGCTACAGCTGCCAGTAACCTGGTTGAGGTGTTTGTGGATGGGAAGTCGCTAATGGTAGAACCTGGAACTACTGTCTTGCAG GCCTGTGAGAAGGTTGGAGTTCAGATCCCTCGGTTCTGTTACCATGACAGACTCTCTGTTGCTGGGAACTGCAGAATGTGCCTGGTGGAGATAGAAAAAGCACCCAAG CCAGTTGCAGCCTGTGCTATGCCTGTCATGAAGGGATGGAACATCTTGACCAGTTCTGAGAAAACCAAGAAAGCTAG GGAGGGGGTTATGGAGTTCCTGTTAGCCAACCATCCTCTCGACTGTCCAATCTGTGATCAGGGAGGAGAGTGTGATCTTCAG GACCAGTCCATGATGTTCGGAAGTGACAGAAGCCGATTCACAGAGGGGAAGAGAGCTGTGGAAGACAAGAACATTGGCCCTCTTATTAAAACCATCATGACTCGCTGTATCCAGTGCACAAGATGTATTCG gTTTGCCAGTGAGGTGGCAGGAGTGGATGACCTGGGTACCACAGGAAGAGGTAACGAAATGCAGGTTGGCACATACGTCGAGAAAATGTTCATGTCAGAGATGTCTGGGAACGTTATTGACATTTGCCCTGTAGGAGCCCTGACCTCAAAACCTTACGCCTTCACTTCTCGGCCCTGGGAGACGAG AAAGACAGAGTCCATCGACGTGCTGGATGCGGTGGGCAGTAACATTGTTGTGAGCACACGTGGAGGAGAGGTGATGAGGGTCCTCCCGAAGCTGAATGAAGACATCAACGAGGAGTGGATCTCTGACAAAACTAG GTTTGCTTATGATGGTCTGAAGCGTCAAAGACTGACTCAGCCCATGGTGAAAAACTCTGCAGGGCAGCTGGTTCCCACATCCTGGGAGGATGTACTTACTCGTGTAGCTGGAGCG CTACAGGGAGCTCAGGGTAGTGATGTAGCTGCCATCGCAGGGGGGCTCGTGGATGCTGAGGCCCTGGTAGCTCTGAAAGACTTGCTTAACAGACTCAACAGCGACAATCTGTGCACCGAAGAAGTGTTTCCCATGGCTGGGGCTGG CACTGACCTGCGTTCTAACTACCTGCTGAACACCAAAATCACAGGCGTGGAGGAGGCGGATCTCCTGCTGCTGGTTGGCACCAACCCACGGTTCGAAGCACCTCTCTTCAACGCCAGGATCAGAAAGAG CTGGCTTCACAATGATCTTCAAGTAGCTGTGGTTGGCAGCAGGGTGGACCTGAAATATACCTACAACCATCTGGGAGAGTCGGCACAAGTATTGAAAGAGATTGCCTCTGGAAAACACGCATTTAGCCAG GACCTGAGCAAGGCCAAGAAGCCCATGGTTGTAGTTGGCAGTGCTGCTTTCCAGAGGAAAGATGGAGCTGCTATTCATGCTGCAGTTTCCACCATCGCTCAGAACGCTAGGACCAGCAGCGGGCTCCAAGACAACTGGAAGGTTCTCAATGTTCTCCACAG GGTTGCTAGTCAGGTGGCAGCACTGGATCTGGGATACAAGACGGGAGTTGAGGCTCTTAGAAAGAATCCCCCGAAAGTGCTGTTCCTTCTGGGAGCCGATGCTGGCTGTATAACCAGGCAGGATCTGCCAAAGGACTGCTTCATCATCTACCAAG gtCATCATGGTGATGTGGGTGCCCCCATGGCTGATGTCATCCTCCCTGGTGCTGCCTACACTGAGAAATTTGGCACCTATGTGAACACAGAAGGGCGGGCCCAGCAGACCAGGGTGGCAGTAACTGCCCCAGGCATGGCTAGAGAGGACTGGAAGATCATTCGAGCCATTTCAGAG CTGGCCGGCGTGACTCTCCCCTATGACACTCTGGATGAGGTGCGGAACAGGATGGAGGAGGTATCTCCTAACCTGGTCCGCTATGACGATGTTGAGGAGGCCAACTACTTCAAGCAGGCAACTGAACTGTCAACA GCAGTGAACCAGACGCTCCTTAGCGATCCTCTTGTCCCACCACAGCTCACAATTAAAGACTTCTACATGACAG aTCCTATCAGCAGAGCCTCCCAGACCATGGCAAAGTGTGTTAAAGCAGTTACTGAGGGGGCCAGCGCGGTGGAAGAACCATCCATCTGTTAA